A DNA window from Malus domestica chromosome 12, GDT2T_hap1 contains the following coding sequences:
- the LOC103451080 gene encoding protein PHR1-LIKE 1 isoform X1: MSEFGASKATSSSFPLLHTHLGDKYSNLQDSFQVSSQREKTIYSMLPQASSPGNLFSSSSRPNDVHISSVPPCEQRPQNSSFIFKSRVDENTEKSLSLPHSSHSPLSEVQPTTLINYPEEHRDISWCPDSLQEFLHFSENVPDQNGLVDSSAGVITSEENAGKTHWSDWDPLISFDDTLDPNWELPGDVDAIDPKPKQSQIQQHQLQIQQHQPQIQQHQPVQSVEFHPGPEPLSSAPPTKARMRWTQELHEAFVEAVDHLGGSERATPKGILNLMKVEGLTIYHVKSHLQKYRTARYKPESSEGPYEKVSTLVDETNPLDMKGSMGITEALRLQVELQKRLHEQLENQRKLQLQIEEQGKCLEKMFEQQRKFEDNRVKSGSSTVDDHSTPLSNIACPSPGDDKPETSKHHPDKTAISAPLEDGSQDASSKAQELECLEDLDGVESGVLRTKRARNGLKKQNSQELSRLTE; encoded by the exons ATGAGTGAATTTGGGGCTTCCAAAGCTACGTCTTCATCATTTCCGCTTCTCCATACCCATCTTGGCGACAAGTATTCCAATTTGCAGGATTCTTTTCAGGTTTCATCACAAAGGGAGAAGACTATATACTCTATGTTACCGCAGGCTTCTTCCCCTGGGAACTTATTTTCATCATCTTCTAGGCCCAATGACGTTCATATTTCTTCAGTTCCCCCTTGTGAACAGCGTCCCCAAAACTCTTCATTCATTTTTAAATCACGAGTTGATGAAAACACTGAAAAGTCATTGTCACTGCCCCATTCTTCTCATTCTCCCCTTTCAGAAGTGCAACCTACAACGTTGATTAATTACCCTGAAGAACACAGAGATATTTCTTGGTGCCCAGATTCACTTCAGGAATTTCTTCACTTCTCTGAAAATGTCCCTGACCAGAATGGCCTGGTGGATAGTAGTGCCGGTGTCATAACATCAGAGGAAAATGCTGGAAAGACCCATTGGTCTGATTGGGATCCCTTAATTTCATTTGATGACACTCTGGACCCAAATTGGGAGCTTCCCGGTGATGTTGATGCAATTGATCCTAAACCAAAG CAGTCCCAGATTCAACAACATCAGCTCCAGATTCAACAACATCAACCCCAGATTCAACAGCATCAGCCAGTACAATCTGTAGAATTTCATCCTGGTCCTGAGCCGTTGTCCAGTGCACCTCCAACCAAAGCCAGAATGCGTTGGACGCAAGAACTTCATGAGGCCTTTGTGGAAGCTGTCGACCATCTTGGTGGTAGTGAAC GAGCGACCCCTAAGGGTATCTTAAACCTCATGAAAGTTGAAGGATTGACAATCTATCATGTAAAAAGCCATTTACAG AAATATAGAACAGCAAGATACAAACCGGAGTCATCTGAAG GACCATATGAGAAAGTTTCAACTCTGGTTGACGAAACAAATCCTCTAGACATGAAAGG GAGCATGGGTATTACTGAAGCATTGCGGTTGCAGGTGGAACTCCAGAAGCGGCTTCATGAACAACTTGAG AACCAAAGAAAGCTGCAgttgcaaattgaagaacaagGGAAGTGCCTTGAGAAGATGTTTGAGCAACAGAGAAAATTCGAGGACAACAGGGTCAAGTCCGGATCATCCACCGTGGATGACCACTCTACTCCACTATCAAACATTGCATGTCCTTCCCCTGGAGACGATAAACCAGAAACCTCCAAACATCACCCTGATAAAACAGCGATCAGCGCACCCTTAGAAGATGGTTCACAAGATGCAAGTAGCAAGGCACAAGAACTTGAATGTCTCGAGGATCTAGATGGTGTCGAGTCTGGTGTCCTGCGCACAAAACGAGCCAGAAATGGATTGAAGAAACAGAATTCTCAGGAGTTGTCTCGACTGACCGAGTAA
- the LOC103451080 gene encoding protein PHR1-LIKE 1 isoform X2, with product MSEFGASKATSSSFPLLHTHLGDKYSNLQDSFQVSSQREKTIYSMLPQASSPGNLFSSSSRPNDVHISSVPPCEQRPQNSSFIFKSRVDENTEKSLSLPHSSHSPLSEVQPTTLINYPEEHRDISWCPDSLQEFLHFSENVPDQNGLVDSSAGVITSEENAGKTHWSDWDPLISFDDTLDPNWELPGDVDAIDPKPKSQIQQHQLQIQQHQPQIQQHQPVQSVEFHPGPEPLSSAPPTKARMRWTQELHEAFVEAVDHLGGSERATPKGILNLMKVEGLTIYHVKSHLQKYRTARYKPESSEGPYEKVSTLVDETNPLDMKGSMGITEALRLQVELQKRLHEQLENQRKLQLQIEEQGKCLEKMFEQQRKFEDNRVKSGSSTVDDHSTPLSNIACPSPGDDKPETSKHHPDKTAISAPLEDGSQDASSKAQELECLEDLDGVESGVLRTKRARNGLKKQNSQELSRLTE from the exons ATGAGTGAATTTGGGGCTTCCAAAGCTACGTCTTCATCATTTCCGCTTCTCCATACCCATCTTGGCGACAAGTATTCCAATTTGCAGGATTCTTTTCAGGTTTCATCACAAAGGGAGAAGACTATATACTCTATGTTACCGCAGGCTTCTTCCCCTGGGAACTTATTTTCATCATCTTCTAGGCCCAATGACGTTCATATTTCTTCAGTTCCCCCTTGTGAACAGCGTCCCCAAAACTCTTCATTCATTTTTAAATCACGAGTTGATGAAAACACTGAAAAGTCATTGTCACTGCCCCATTCTTCTCATTCTCCCCTTTCAGAAGTGCAACCTACAACGTTGATTAATTACCCTGAAGAACACAGAGATATTTCTTGGTGCCCAGATTCACTTCAGGAATTTCTTCACTTCTCTGAAAATGTCCCTGACCAGAATGGCCTGGTGGATAGTAGTGCCGGTGTCATAACATCAGAGGAAAATGCTGGAAAGACCCATTGGTCTGATTGGGATCCCTTAATTTCATTTGATGACACTCTGGACCCAAATTGGGAGCTTCCCGGTGATGTTGATGCAATTGATCCTAAACCAAAG TCCCAGATTCAACAACATCAGCTCCAGATTCAACAACATCAACCCCAGATTCAACAGCATCAGCCAGTACAATCTGTAGAATTTCATCCTGGTCCTGAGCCGTTGTCCAGTGCACCTCCAACCAAAGCCAGAATGCGTTGGACGCAAGAACTTCATGAGGCCTTTGTGGAAGCTGTCGACCATCTTGGTGGTAGTGAAC GAGCGACCCCTAAGGGTATCTTAAACCTCATGAAAGTTGAAGGATTGACAATCTATCATGTAAAAAGCCATTTACAG AAATATAGAACAGCAAGATACAAACCGGAGTCATCTGAAG GACCATATGAGAAAGTTTCAACTCTGGTTGACGAAACAAATCCTCTAGACATGAAAGG GAGCATGGGTATTACTGAAGCATTGCGGTTGCAGGTGGAACTCCAGAAGCGGCTTCATGAACAACTTGAG AACCAAAGAAAGCTGCAgttgcaaattgaagaacaagGGAAGTGCCTTGAGAAGATGTTTGAGCAACAGAGAAAATTCGAGGACAACAGGGTCAAGTCCGGATCATCCACCGTGGATGACCACTCTACTCCACTATCAAACATTGCATGTCCTTCCCCTGGAGACGATAAACCAGAAACCTCCAAACATCACCCTGATAAAACAGCGATCAGCGCACCCTTAGAAGATGGTTCACAAGATGCAAGTAGCAAGGCACAAGAACTTGAATGTCTCGAGGATCTAGATGGTGTCGAGTCTGGTGTCCTGCGCACAAAACGAGCCAGAAATGGATTGAAGAAACAGAATTCTCAGGAGTTGTCTCGACTGACCGAGTAA